Proteins co-encoded in one Dyella japonica A8 genomic window:
- a CDS encoding DUF1289 domain-containing protein, producing MTAADSSPGPSSNPLSPCIGICRLDERGYCIGCLRTGDEIARWRGMDEQERLRYMRDVLPPRKSA from the coding sequence ATGACGGCGGCTGACAGCTCCCCTGGTCCTTCCAGCAATCCCCTGAGTCCTTGCATCGGCATTTGCCGCCTGGACGAACGTGGTTACTGCATCGGTTGCCTGCGCACCGGCGACGAAATCGCCCGTTGGCGCGGCATGGACGAGCAGGAACGGCTTCGCTACATGCGCGACGTGCTTCCCCCGCGGAAGAGCGCTTGA
- a CDS encoding DUF1684 domain-containing protein, giving the protein MLRTAVLAFALSLGVANVQAQTNDAAAATDFPQQNAHWQQKRLASLTAPNGWLSLIGLDWLKEGANRVGSAADNDIVLTAGPAHLGVVTLSKDGSMHIVLDKNSGATVDGKAVHEAALVDDAHASDGAPSLVAFGSVSFLVIERDGRKALRVKDTNAETRTHFQGLDYYPADPSWRIVADWVPFDPPHELEIGSVLGTINKEKVPGKAVFHRDGHTYELMPIQEEPDSLFFVIADRTSGKETYGAARFMYADLPKDGKVVLDFNRAYNPPCAFTPYATCPLAPPENRMDLAVTAGEKKYKGSGH; this is encoded by the coding sequence ATGTTGCGTACCGCCGTACTCGCTTTTGCCCTGAGCCTTGGAGTTGCCAACGTGCAAGCCCAGACCAACGACGCCGCTGCGGCGACGGATTTTCCCCAGCAGAACGCCCACTGGCAGCAGAAGCGCCTTGCCAGCCTCACTGCCCCGAACGGCTGGTTGAGCCTGATCGGCCTGGACTGGCTGAAGGAGGGGGCGAACCGCGTAGGCAGCGCCGCCGACAACGACATCGTGCTGACGGCCGGCCCCGCCCACCTCGGCGTGGTGACGTTGTCGAAGGACGGCAGCATGCACATCGTGCTCGACAAGAACAGTGGCGCCACCGTCGATGGCAAGGCCGTGCACGAGGCCGCACTCGTCGATGATGCGCATGCCAGCGACGGCGCGCCGTCCCTTGTGGCGTTCGGCTCGGTGAGTTTCCTGGTGATCGAGCGCGACGGCCGCAAGGCGCTGCGCGTGAAGGACACCAACGCGGAGACGCGCACGCACTTCCAGGGCCTCGATTACTACCCGGCAGATCCTTCCTGGCGCATCGTCGCCGACTGGGTGCCGTTCGATCCGCCGCACGAGCTGGAAATCGGTTCGGTGCTGGGCACCATCAACAAGGAAAAGGTGCCGGGCAAGGCGGTATTCCACCGCGATGGGCACACCTACGAGTTGATGCCGATCCAGGAAGAACCCGATTCGCTGTTCTTCGTGATCGCCGACCGCACCTCCGGCAAGGAAACCTACGGCGCAGCGCGTTTCATGTATGCCGACCTGCCGAAGGACGGCAAGGTCGTGCTCGACTTCAACCGCGCCTACAACCCGCCGTGTGCCTTCACGCCGTATGCCACGTGTCCACTGGCGCCGCCGGAAAACCGCATGGATCTCGCGGTGACCGCTGGCGAGAAGAAGTACAAGGGCAGCGGTCACTGA
- a CDS encoding sulfurtransferase has protein sequence MTLRTTLIDVEELAALAPDEVLIVDCRFDLMAPGTGQRDVGKGERDYREGHIPGAVYASLDADLSDLSRKAEGLGRHPLPREEAFSHVLSRWGWREGTQIVCYDAASGSLAAARLWWLLRLAGIPGVAVLDGGYPAWVGAGKPVESGDVHRTPRPVSLHFDASLYTVDHASLRADPERLLLDARAVPRYRGEVEPIDPVGGHVPGALNRPFSENLRDDGRFKRADVLHKEFEAVLGTHSPQDVVHMCGSGVTACHNLLAMEHAGLTGSRLYAPSWSGWVSDASRPVAKGSEPG, from the coding sequence ATGACGCTCAGGACCACGCTGATCGATGTCGAGGAACTGGCGGCGCTTGCGCCCGACGAGGTGTTGATCGTCGACTGTCGTTTCGACCTGATGGCGCCGGGCACGGGCCAGCGCGACGTCGGCAAGGGCGAGCGCGACTATCGCGAAGGGCACATTCCCGGCGCGGTCTATGCCAGCCTGGATGCCGATCTGTCCGACCTCTCGCGCAAGGCCGAAGGCCTGGGCCGCCACCCGTTGCCGCGGGAAGAAGCCTTCTCCCACGTCTTGTCGCGCTGGGGCTGGCGCGAAGGCACGCAGATCGTGTGCTACGACGCCGCGAGTGGTTCGCTCGCGGCTGCGCGCCTGTGGTGGCTGCTACGACTGGCGGGCATCCCAGGCGTCGCCGTGCTCGATGGCGGTTATCCCGCGTGGGTCGGTGCTGGCAAGCCGGTGGAATCGGGCGACGTGCATCGCACGCCGCGCCCGGTTTCCCTGCATTTCGATGCGAGCCTGTACACCGTCGATCACGCGTCGTTGCGCGCTGATCCGGAGCGTCTGCTGCTCGATGCACGCGCGGTGCCGCGTTATCGCGGCGAAGTCGAACCCATCGATCCCGTGGGCGGCCATGTGCCGGGCGCGCTGAATCGTCCGTTCTCCGAGAACCTCCGTGACGATGGCCGTTTCAAACGCGCCGACGTGTTGCACAAGGAGTTTGAAGCCGTGCTGGGCACGCACTCGCCGCAGGACGTGGTGCACATGTGCGGCTCGGGCGTTACCGCGTGCCACAACCTGCTGGCGATGGAGCACGCGGGCCTGACCGGATCGCGGCTGTATGCGCCGTCATGGAGCGGTTGGGTGAGCGATGCGAGCCGGCCCGTGGCCAAGGGCTCCGAGCCAGGCTGA
- the tsaE gene encoding tRNA (adenosine(37)-N6)-threonylcarbamoyltransferase complex ATPase subunit type 1 TsaE yields the protein MTDPSWNLPDEAATAALAARMADALDSGLVIYLHGDLGAGKTSFARALLGALGVGERIKSPTYSLVESYRAQGRPAWHLDLYRIADPGELEWLGLDALSDPAAIVLVEWPERGQGALPAPDLVVHLGYAGTGRMARMEACTERGASVAARLEPGRG from the coding sequence ATGACGGACCCAAGCTGGAACCTGCCCGACGAGGCAGCCACCGCCGCGCTCGCCGCGCGCATGGCGGATGCACTGGACAGTGGACTGGTGATTTACCTGCACGGCGACCTGGGCGCCGGCAAGACCAGCTTTGCGCGCGCGCTGCTGGGGGCACTGGGTGTTGGCGAGCGTATCAAGAGCCCGACCTATAGCCTGGTCGAGTCCTATCGCGCCCAGGGGCGTCCGGCGTGGCATCTGGACCTTTACCGCATCGCCGATCCCGGCGAATTGGAATGGCTGGGGCTGGATGCCTTGTCCGACCCCGCCGCCATCGTGCTGGTCGAGTGGCCGGAGCGCGGCCAGGGGGCGCTTCCCGCGCCGGACCTGGTGGTGCATCTGGGGTACGCCGGCACCGGGCGCATGGCCCGGATGGAGGCGTGCACGGAACGGGGTGCAAGCGTCGCCGCGCGACTCGAGCCCGGTCGCGGCTAA
- the mutL gene encoding DNA mismatch repair endonuclease MutL, which translates to MPVIRPLPPELINQIAAGEVIERPSSVVKELVENSLDAGATRIEVDIEQGGARLIRVRDDGCGIVPDELQLAVASHATSKIGSFDDLEHVASMGFRGEALASVSSVARFALTSRAQGVDTAFRIEVDGGKMQAARPAQHPQGSSVEVRDLFYNVPARRKFLRAERTEFAHIDDLLKSLALARGSVEFRLSHNGKPVRILKAARDETAALLRVAEVMGEDFPAQSLRIDHAAAGLHLSGWVGLPTASRSQADSQYFYVNGRLVRDRVVAHAVRQAYADVLFHGRHPAFVLYLELDPVGVDVNVHPAKHEVRFREQRLVHDFLFRTLHEALAQTRAGSTALPAGESPSPAMTPSYSMAPPSSAAVSAPAWPNAFSQSRLSLGVRDEPLAGYAALLGEPANAPAPLGFAANAPMPEATEEEAPPLGFAIAQLKNIYILAENTHGLILVDMHAAHERITYEKLKAGRACSNLRSQMMLVPLNVAVSTREAAAAEEHADALAEWGLELSRSGPSGVVVRRIPALLEGADVAQLCRDVLAELAQHGSSRRLQELENELLATMACHGSVRAGRRLTIPEMNALLREMEATERSGQCNHGRPTWTQLSLPELDKLFLRGR; encoded by the coding sequence ATGCCAGTCATTCGTCCCCTGCCACCCGAACTCATCAACCAGATCGCTGCCGGTGAGGTGATCGAAAGGCCATCGTCCGTCGTGAAGGAACTGGTCGAGAACAGCCTCGACGCAGGCGCCACGCGCATCGAGGTGGACATCGAGCAGGGCGGGGCGCGGCTGATCCGCGTGCGTGACGACGGTTGCGGCATTGTTCCCGACGAACTGCAGCTGGCGGTGGCCTCGCACGCCACCAGCAAGATCGGCAGTTTCGACGATCTTGAACACGTCGCCAGCATGGGTTTTCGCGGCGAGGCGCTGGCTTCGGTGTCTTCGGTGGCGCGTTTTGCGCTGACCTCGCGCGCGCAAGGCGTGGACACCGCGTTCCGCATCGAAGTGGACGGCGGCAAGATGCAGGCCGCGCGGCCCGCGCAACACCCGCAGGGCAGCAGCGTGGAAGTGCGCGACCTGTTCTACAACGTGCCGGCGCGCCGCAAATTCCTCCGCGCCGAGCGCACCGAGTTCGCGCATATCGACGATCTGCTGAAGTCGCTCGCACTGGCGCGCGGTTCGGTGGAATTCCGCCTGAGCCACAACGGCAAGCCGGTGCGCATCCTCAAGGCGGCGCGCGATGAAACTGCGGCCCTGCTGCGTGTGGCCGAGGTGATGGGCGAGGATTTCCCGGCGCAGAGCCTGCGCATCGACCATGCGGCCGCCGGCCTGCATCTGTCGGGCTGGGTGGGCTTGCCGACCGCGTCGCGCTCGCAGGCCGACTCGCAGTACTTCTACGTGAACGGGCGGCTGGTGCGTGACCGCGTCGTGGCGCATGCGGTGCGTCAGGCCTACGCGGACGTGCTTTTCCATGGGCGCCATCCGGCCTTCGTGCTGTACCTCGAACTGGACCCGGTCGGCGTGGACGTCAACGTGCACCCGGCCAAGCACGAAGTGCGCTTCCGCGAGCAGCGGCTGGTGCACGACTTCCTGTTCCGCACGCTGCACGAAGCCCTGGCGCAGACGCGGGCGGGCAGCACGGCACTGCCGGCCGGGGAATCGCCGTCGCCTGCGATGACGCCGTCCTACAGCATGGCCCCGCCTTCGTCGGCTGCCGTCTCCGCGCCGGCATGGCCGAACGCTTTCAGCCAGAGCCGCTTGAGCCTCGGCGTGAGGGATGAGCCACTGGCCGGTTACGCCGCGCTGTTGGGCGAGCCGGCGAACGCGCCGGCACCGTTGGGTTTCGCGGCCAACGCGCCGATGCCGGAGGCAACCGAAGAGGAAGCGCCGCCCCTGGGCTTTGCCATCGCGCAGCTCAAGAACATCTACATCCTTGCGGAAAACACGCATGGCCTGATCCTGGTGGACATGCATGCGGCGCACGAGCGCATCACCTACGAAAAGCTCAAGGCGGGCCGCGCCTGCAGCAATCTTCGTTCGCAGATGATGCTGGTGCCGTTGAATGTCGCCGTAAGCACGCGGGAGGCCGCCGCCGCGGAAGAACATGCGGATGCACTGGCCGAATGGGGGCTGGAGCTCTCGCGCAGTGGTCCCTCGGGCGTGGTGGTGCGCCGCATTCCCGCGCTGCTGGAGGGGGCCGACGTGGCGCAGCTGTGCCGCGACGTGCTGGCCGAACTGGCGCAGCACGGCAGTTCGCGTCGCCTGCAGGAGCTGGAAAACGAGCTGCTCGCCACCATGGCATGCCATGGCTCGGTGCGTGCCGGACGGCGTCTCACCATTCCTGAAATGAACGCGTTGCTCCGTGAGATGGAAGCCACGGAGCGTTCGGGACAGTGCAACCACGGGCGCCCGACCTGGACTCAGCTGAGCCTGCCCGAGCTGGACAAGCTGTTTCTGCGTGGACGCTGA
- a CDS encoding enoyl-CoA hydratase/isomerase family protein: MAYRNLEIANRGAVRTITVNRPDKLNALNRETLNELTLAFTQAAQDDAVRVVVLAGAGEKAFVAGADIAEMNGYTPVQAQGFSRAGQRLMSLVERLGKPVIARIQGFALGGGMELAMCCHLRVASEKAKFGQPEINLGLIPGFGGTQRLLRLAGRGAALELCLLGAPIPAQRAYELGVVTRVVAPEALDETVNAMADQLAAAAPLAAAGILDAILQGGETSIDQGLEFETQAFALAFSTEDMREGTTAFLEKRKADFKGR; this comes from the coding sequence ATGGCTTATCGCAACCTGGAAATCGCCAACCGCGGCGCGGTGCGCACCATCACCGTCAACCGCCCGGACAAGCTCAATGCGCTCAACCGGGAGACGCTCAACGAGCTGACGCTGGCCTTCACCCAGGCCGCCCAGGACGATGCCGTGCGCGTGGTCGTGCTGGCCGGCGCCGGCGAGAAGGCGTTCGTGGCGGGCGCCGACATTGCAGAAATGAATGGCTACACCCCGGTCCAGGCGCAAGGCTTCTCGCGCGCGGGCCAGCGCCTGATGAGCCTGGTCGAACGCCTGGGCAAGCCGGTCATCGCCCGCATCCAGGGCTTCGCCCTTGGCGGCGGCATGGAGCTGGCGATGTGCTGCCACCTGCGCGTGGCCAGCGAGAAGGCCAAGTTCGGCCAACCCGAGATCAACCTCGGCCTGATCCCCGGCTTCGGCGGCACCCAGCGCCTGCTGCGCCTGGCCGGCCGTGGCGCGGCGCTGGAGCTGTGCCTGCTGGGTGCGCCGATCCCGGCCCAGCGTGCCTATGAGCTCGGCGTGGTCACCCGCGTGGTGGCGCCCGAAGCACTGGATGAAACGGTGAACGCCATGGCCGATCAGCTGGCCGCCGCCGCGCCGCTGGCCGCCGCCGGCATTCTCGATGCCATCCTGCAGGGCGGCGAGACCAGCATCGACCAGGGTCTGGAGTTTGAAACGCAGGCGTTTGCCCTGGCGTTCTCCACCGAGGACATGCGCGAAGGCACCACGGCGTTCCTCGAAAAGCGCAAGGCCGACTTCAAGGGCCGCTGA
- a CDS encoding bifunctional ADP-dependent NAD(P)H-hydrate dehydratase/NAD(P)H-hydrate epimerase: protein MTASPHRHELYTVEQVRALDRRAIDDLGVPGYELMQRAAAAALVCLRQHWPQARRIAVYGGPGNNGGDGFLLAALAREAGIHAEVFAWGESRGDDAVRARREFEHGGGTVHAWREGIELPLVDVHVDALYGTGLQRALTADIAGLVQCIHATGAPVLALDVPSGVNADTGDVPGVAVQADVTVTFIALKRGLFTGLAPGYVGTVQWEPLGLTDTLWHGFEPDAGLMQPWTLPPRPRQSHKGSNGHVLAIGGDHGTAGAVRLCGEAALRGGAGLVSVATRADHLTALNSARPELMAHDVHGPQALEALLPRATVLAVGPGLGQGAWGHALWLTALDSHLPLVLDADGLNLLAREPRELGDGAVITPHPGEAARLLGCDTATIGRDRYAAVRELARRYRAVAVLKGAGSLVADPHGRVAVCPWGNPGMATGGMGDLLTGIIAALIAQGCGAWQAACLGVSLHARAGDVAARHGGERGLIATDLLDPLRRLLNGRES from the coding sequence ATGACCGCCTCCCCACATCGTCATGAGCTCTATACCGTCGAACAGGTGCGGGCGCTCGATCGTCGTGCCATCGACGACCTCGGCGTGCCTGGCTACGAGCTGATGCAGCGGGCCGCCGCCGCCGCATTGGTCTGCCTGCGCCAGCACTGGCCACAGGCACGGCGTATCGCGGTATATGGCGGGCCCGGCAACAATGGTGGTGACGGATTCCTGCTGGCGGCACTGGCCCGGGAAGCCGGTATCCATGCGGAGGTCTTCGCATGGGGCGAAAGCCGTGGCGACGATGCCGTTCGCGCGCGCCGCGAATTCGAGCATGGCGGCGGCACGGTGCACGCCTGGCGCGAAGGCATCGAGCTGCCGCTGGTCGACGTGCACGTGGATGCGCTGTACGGCACTGGCCTGCAGCGTGCGTTGACGGCGGATATCGCTGGCCTGGTTCAGTGCATTCACGCGACGGGCGCGCCAGTGCTCGCGCTGGACGTACCCTCCGGCGTGAACGCCGATACGGGTGACGTCCCGGGCGTTGCCGTGCAGGCCGACGTCACCGTGACCTTCATCGCGCTCAAGCGCGGCCTGTTCACCGGGCTGGCCCCGGGCTACGTCGGAACCGTGCAGTGGGAACCGCTGGGGTTGACCGACACGCTGTGGCACGGTTTTGAGCCGGATGCCGGACTCATGCAGCCGTGGACCTTGCCGCCGCGTCCGCGCCAGTCGCACAAGGGCAGCAACGGCCATGTGCTGGCGATCGGTGGCGATCACGGCACGGCGGGTGCGGTCCGCTTGTGTGGCGAGGCTGCATTGCGCGGCGGCGCGGGCCTGGTCAGCGTGGCGACCCGTGCCGATCATCTGACCGCGCTCAACAGCGCCCGGCCGGAATTGATGGCGCACGACGTGCATGGTCCGCAGGCGCTGGAAGCCCTGCTGCCGCGCGCCACGGTGCTCGCCGTCGGCCCCGGGCTGGGGCAGGGCGCGTGGGGGCATGCCCTGTGGCTGACCGCGCTGGACAGTCATCTGCCACTGGTGCTGGATGCGGACGGCTTGAACCTGCTGGCCCGCGAACCGCGCGAGTTGGGCGACGGCGCCGTGATCACGCCGCACCCGGGTGAAGCCGCACGCTTGCTGGGTTGCGATACGGCGACCATCGGCAGAGATCGCTATGCCGCCGTGCGCGAACTCGCCCGCCGATACCGCGCCGTGGCCGTCCTCAAGGGGGCTGGCAGCCTGGTCGCCGATCCGCACGGCCGCGTTGCCGTGTGCCCCTGGGGCAATCCAGGCATGGCGACCGGTGGCATGGGCGACCTGCTGACGGGCATCATCGCCGCACTGATCGCGCAGGGCTGTGGCGCGTGGCAGGCGGCCTGCCTGGGCGTCTCACTGCACGCGCGGGCGGGTGACGTGGCGGCGCGGCACGGCGGCGAGCGTGGCCTGATCGCCACCGACCTGCTGGATCCGCTGCGGCGGCTGCTCAACGGACGGGAATCATGA
- a CDS encoding FKBP-type peptidyl-prolyl cis-trans isomerase codes for MAQLRWLAYGILLWGVVAHAQDSSAPQGQSQVKLDKTKLSYAIGYQIGSQFANGDPDVDIPTLVRAIQDAYAKKRPAVPMRDMHDQLRELDEQMHTQALAQFRQAAETNARKSADYMERNKAKPGVIQLPSGIQYEVLKKGTGTKPVPEGSVVTVNFRAMLIDGTEFDSSWAHGSPVSFVVNNKVIPGWQEVIQRMHVGDLWKVTVPPSLAYGVKGDPPRIGPNETLVFEIELLEIKP; via the coding sequence ATGGCACAACTGCGTTGGCTCGCATACGGCATCCTGCTATGGGGTGTTGTGGCGCACGCCCAGGACAGTAGCGCCCCGCAAGGCCAGTCGCAGGTCAAGCTCGACAAGACCAAGCTGTCCTACGCCATCGGCTACCAGATCGGCAGCCAGTTCGCCAACGGCGATCCGGATGTGGACATTCCCACCTTGGTGCGTGCGATCCAGGACGCCTACGCCAAGAAACGCCCCGCCGTGCCCATGCGCGACATGCACGACCAGTTGCGCGAACTCGACGAACAGATGCACACCCAGGCGCTGGCGCAGTTCAGGCAGGCGGCGGAGACCAACGCGCGCAAGAGCGCCGACTACATGGAGCGCAACAAGGCGAAGCCGGGCGTGATCCAGCTTCCCTCGGGCATCCAGTACGAAGTGCTGAAGAAGGGCACGGGCACCAAGCCGGTGCCGGAAGGCTCGGTGGTGACGGTGAACTTCCGCGCCATGCTGATCGATGGCACCGAGTTCGACAGCTCCTGGGCCCACGGCTCACCGGTGAGTTTCGTGGTCAACAACAAGGTGATCCCGGGCTGGCAGGAAGTGATCCAGCGCATGCACGTCGGTGACTTGTGGAAGGTCACGGTGCCGCCCAGCCTGGCCTATGGCGTGAAGGGCGACCCGCCGCGCATCGGGCCGAACGAGACGCTGGTCTTCGAGATCGAGTTGCTCGAAATCAAGCCCTGA
- a CDS encoding N-acetylmuramoyl-L-alanine amidase, with translation MKGYRTHPAVLGAVALLAVAPFCASRAADVKSARVWAGPEYTRVVLDVSGPVTYKLSQDGGELTVDVNASAIASSFNAPGATGLFKGIRGERQGDNARLTAKIDPSSSVKSFLLKPQAEYGYRLVVDLYPGSGSVAKAIPAKLPAPAPAAPAPAPSDDDGDSSTASTVAPVVPAAPPAAPTPAPVAAPAPEPVRSTGKSSLKSTQSGMASTRAAAALLNGERKVVIAIDAGHGGEDPGAHGPGGTLEKNVTLAVARQLADQINQQPGMRAVLTRSADFFIPLAQRYQIARNNSADLFVSIHADAFVNGDAKGSSVWVLSPRGKTSMAARWLADGQNRADLIGGVTLDDKNDGLAAVLLDLQQGYSMQASESVANNVLKALGNLGPTHRGYVERANFVVLRSPDVPSILVETAFISNPDEERKLRDPSHQTRLATAVMGGIRSYFEATPPPGSWFAAQASHRNGVANVASSQGDDETSARATRAVAQAMASTSGASARADDGVQDMHRVERGESLRSIAKQYGISVNAIKNANKLDGESSVRVGMMLAIPAG, from the coding sequence ATGAAGGGATATAGGACGCATCCTGCTGTGCTCGGCGCCGTGGCCTTGCTGGCCGTGGCGCCTTTTTGCGCGTCTCGCGCGGCCGACGTGAAGTCCGCACGCGTCTGGGCCGGGCCCGAATACACCCGCGTGGTGTTGGATGTTTCCGGCCCTGTCACCTACAAGCTCAGCCAGGACGGCGGCGAGCTCACGGTGGACGTCAACGCCAGCGCCATTGCCAGCAGCTTCAACGCCCCAGGCGCCACCGGCCTGTTCAAGGGCATCCGCGGCGAACGGCAGGGCGACAACGCCCGCCTGACCGCGAAGATCGACCCCTCCAGCAGCGTGAAGAGCTTCCTGCTCAAGCCGCAGGCGGAGTACGGCTATCGCTTGGTGGTCGACCTGTACCCGGGCAGCGGCAGCGTCGCCAAGGCAATACCGGCGAAGTTGCCGGCGCCGGCTCCGGCCGCTCCCGCACCCGCGCCGTCGGACGACGACGGCGACAGCAGCACCGCATCCACCGTGGCTCCCGTGGTCCCGGCTGCGCCGCCGGCAGCCCCCACACCCGCACCGGTGGCGGCGCCTGCGCCCGAACCCGTGCGCAGTACGGGCAAGTCCTCGCTCAAGTCCACCCAGAGCGGCATGGCGTCCACGCGCGCCGCCGCTGCGCTGCTCAATGGCGAGCGCAAGGTGGTCATTGCCATCGATGCCGGCCATGGCGGTGAAGACCCGGGCGCCCACGGCCCCGGCGGCACGCTGGAGAAGAACGTCACCCTGGCGGTGGCTCGCCAGCTGGCCGACCAGATCAACCAGCAGCCGGGCATGCGCGCGGTGCTGACGCGCAGTGCGGATTTCTTCATCCCGCTGGCCCAGCGCTACCAGATTGCCCGCAACAATTCGGCCGACCTGTTCGTGTCGATCCACGCCGACGCTTTCGTCAATGGCGATGCCAAGGGTTCATCCGTGTGGGTGTTGTCGCCGCGCGGCAAGACCAGCATGGCCGCCCGCTGGCTGGCGGACGGGCAGAACCGCGCCGACCTGATCGGCGGCGTCACGCTGGACGACAAGAACGACGGCCTGGCCGCCGTGCTGCTGGACCTGCAGCAGGGCTACTCCATGCAGGCCAGCGAATCGGTCGCCAACAACGTGCTCAAGGCGTTGGGCAACCTCGGTCCGACGCATCGCGGCTATGTGGAGCGCGCGAACTTCGTGGTGCTGCGTTCGCCGGACGTGCCCTCGATCCTGGTCGAAACCGCCTTCATCAGCAATCCGGACGAAGAGCGCAAGTTGCGCGATCCGTCGCACCAGACGCGCCTTGCCACGGCTGTCATGGGTGGCATCCGCAGCTATTTCGAGGCCACGCCCCCGCCGGGCAGTTGGTTCGCCGCGCAGGCATCCCATCGCAACGGCGTGGCGAATGTCGCCAGTTCTCAGGGCGACGACGAGACGTCCGCCAGGGCGACCCGCGCCGTGGCGCAGGCCATGGCGTCCACGTCCGGCGCTTCGGCCCGTGCGGACGACGGCGTGCAGGACATGCATCGCGTCGAGCGCGGCGAGAGCCTGCGGAGCATTGCCAAGCAGTACGGCATCAGCGTCAACGCCATCAAGAACGCCAACAAGCTGGACGGCGAAAGCAGCGTGCGGGTGGGCATGATGCTGGCCATCCCGGCCGGTTGA
- a CDS encoding enoyl-CoA hydratase/isomerase family protein: MLNLITHDAVTEINLARPPVNALNSELLRALRDAVDNAVAGGARGIVLSGMPGMFSAGADIPSLIGRDRGSVRAFWREFFHTSSKLAMSPVPVVAAITGHSPAGGAVLSLFCDYRVMAEGPFRIGLNEVQVGLVVPECIQMALRRIVGAYRAERLMVAGAMVDSAEALAIGLVDELTNIEQVVTRAVVWMQALIALPSHAMLTTRATARADLTTVWADPDKLPLDEFVDGYFHPEAQAVLEKLVARLKKKD, from the coding sequence ATGCTCAACCTGATCACGCACGACGCCGTCACCGAAATCAACCTGGCGCGTCCCCCAGTGAACGCGCTCAATTCCGAACTGCTGCGCGCGCTCCGTGACGCCGTCGACAACGCTGTCGCGGGTGGTGCGCGCGGCATCGTGCTTTCGGGCATGCCGGGCATGTTCTCGGCCGGCGCCGACATACCTTCGCTGATCGGCCGCGATCGTGGCAGCGTGCGCGCGTTCTGGCGCGAGTTCTTCCACACCAGCTCCAAGCTCGCCATGTCGCCGGTTCCCGTGGTCGCCGCGATCACCGGTCACAGCCCCGCGGGCGGCGCGGTGCTCTCGCTGTTCTGCGACTACCGCGTGATGGCCGAAGGCCCGTTCCGCATCGGCCTCAACGAAGTGCAGGTGGGCCTGGTGGTGCCTGAGTGCATCCAGATGGCGCTGCGCCGCATCGTGGGCGCCTATCGCGCGGAGCGCCTGATGGTGGCGGGCGCCATGGTCGACTCGGCCGAAGCACTGGCCATCGGCCTGGTGGACGAACTCACCAATATCGAACAGGTGGTGACGCGCGCGGTGGTGTGGATGCAGGCACTGATCGCCCTGCCCTCCCATGCCATGCTCACGACGCGCGCCACTGCCCGCGCGGACCTCACCACCGTCTGGGCCGATCCGGACAAGCTGCCGCTCGACGAATTCGTCGATGGTTACTTCCATCCGGAGGCGCAGGCGGTGCTCGAAAAGCTCGTGGCGCGGCTGAAGAAGAAAGACTGA
- a CDS encoding CoA pyrophosphatase, whose protein sequence is MSELLTDLSHAVVPLSSPPTGQGWNHADMVQLIGDKPRRPAAVLVGVREGVQPRLVLTVRTDHLQDHAGQVAFPGGRTDPGDADAIATALRESEEEIGLERRLVTPLGFLDRFDTISGYTITPVVARIDPDARLYPAPAEVAEVFEVPLSFFLEPRNLRRYTMDFRGHRRDMVEFVHGGHRIWGATAAMVFNLLQRMGRS, encoded by the coding sequence ATGAGCGAGCTGTTGACCGACCTGAGTCATGCAGTGGTGCCATTGTCGTCACCGCCGACCGGGCAAGGTTGGAACCATGCGGACATGGTCCAGCTGATCGGTGACAAGCCGCGCCGGCCGGCCGCCGTGCTGGTGGGCGTGCGCGAAGGCGTGCAACCACGCCTGGTGCTGACGGTGCGCACCGACCATCTGCAGGACCACGCGGGGCAGGTGGCCTTTCCGGGCGGTCGTACCGACCCCGGGGACGCCGACGCCATCGCTACCGCGTTGCGCGAGAGCGAAGAGGAGATCGGCCTGGAGCGCCGGCTCGTCACGCCGCTCGGTTTTCTGGATCGCTTCGACACCATCAGCGGCTACACCATCACGCCGGTGGTGGCGCGCATCGATCCCGACGCGCGCCTGTATCCCGCGCCGGCCGAAGTGGCGGAAGTATTCGAGGTGCCGTTGTCGTTCTTTCTCGAACCGCGCAATCTCCGGCGGTACACCATGGACTTCCGTGGCCATCGCCGCGACATGGTGGAATTCGTGCACGGCGGCCATCGCATCTGGGGTGCCACGGCCGCCATGGTGTTCAACCTCCTGCAGAGGATGGGGCGGTCATGA